The genome window GCCAGCCAGGTCGAGGCCAAGCGCGACGTCAACCTAATTGCCACCCGCGACCTCAACGCCGTTGCAGCGGCCAATGAGCAGCACTCCACGGGCAACACAAAAAAGGTCAAAAGCATCGAAGACCACGTGCAGCAAGTGTCCAGCGTGATCAAGGCCGGCGGCGACGCCACCCTGAGTGCCGGGCAGAACCTGCAACTGGTCGCCAGCCAAGTCAATGCTGGCAACGAGGCGTACCTGGTATCCGGCAAAAACCTTGAGCTCAAAGCCGCGCAAGACCAGGACTACAGCTTCTACAGCAAGACCAAGAAAACCTCCCAGGGCAAAAAATTCCGCCTGGATGAAACCGACGTCGTGAACAACGTTGGCAGCCTGGTCAGCGCGGGGACGAACAACACCGTCGTCGCTGGTGCGGACCTGCTGCTGGCCGGCAGTGCCGTTACCGCTGAAAAAGGCGCCACGCAACTGGTCGCCGGCCAGGACGTGAACATCCTCGCCGTCAGCAACGCCGACAGCGCCCGCCACGAACGTAAGGAAAGCAAAAGCAGCTGGGGTGGGCTCAAGTCGAGCAAGGTCCAGGACAAAGTCGACGAAAAACGCACCACCGCCCTGGGCAGCATGGTCTCCGGCGAAACCGTCACCGTCGCCGCCAAACGCGACGCCACCGTCACCGGTTCCAACCTGGTCAGCACCGGCGACCTCGCCGTCCAGGCCGGCCGCGACCTGACTGTCGACGCGGCGCAAAACACCTTCGCCCGCACCGACATGCACAAGGAAAAAAATCGCGACCTCACCGGCGTGCTGACCGGCAACAAGCTCGGTCTGGACGACATGACCGGCAACCAGAAGCTGTACATCAACAGCTCGAAGCACAACGGCACGGCCAATGAGATGACCTTGACCGGCAGCACCATTGGTTCGAGCGCGGGCAATGTGTCGCTGACGGCGGGGCGTGAGTTGAAGGTGGTGGCCAGTGATCTGGTGAGCACCAAGAACATGGAGTTGAGTGGGGCGAATGTCACCGTTACTTCGGGGATGGAGACGGCCAGTCAGACCAGTAAGGACAGTTCAAAAAGCTTGGCGGTTGGGCGTGTAGTTGCGGGCACTGTTGTCGATACCGCCCGTAGCATCCGCGACGCGGCCGAGGCCGCTCGCAGTGCCGACGACCCGCGTCTCAAGGCGGTGAAGATCGCCCAAGCGGCGCTGTCGATGTACAACCTCAATAACCAGGCCGGCGAACTCGCTAAGCAAAGCACCGGCTTCAAGGACAAAACCGGTGGCTCCGTCGGCAACGGTTCGTTCATCAAGATCGGCACCGAACTGGCCAATACCCGCACCAAAAACAGCAGCGAATACACGGCGCAGACCGCTCACCAGAGCAACCTCAACGCCGGGGGCAAACTGTCGATCATCGCTGCGGGCGATGCACCGGGCACTGTGGGTGACTTGACGATTACCGGCAGTACGTTGAAAGCCGACAGCACGTTGCTGTCCGCGAAAAACAACATCCTGATGCAGAGCGCACAGAACACCACCGACCGCAAAAACGACGGCTCACGCAACAGGACCGCTATCGGTGCAAGCTTCAACATCGGTGAGCAAAACGGTTTCACTATCGACCTCGGTGCCCAAACGGCCAAGAACCTTGGCTTGGGTGGCTCGGTTACCCAGGTCAACACCACGTTGGACACCGGCTCGCTGGTGCTGCGCAGCGGCCAGGACACCAGCCTGATCGGCGCGCAGGTACGCGCAGACCGTATCGATGCCAACATCGGCGGCAACCTCAACATTCTGTCGCGCCAGGACACCGAAACGTCCAAGAGCAAGCAGAACAGCGCGGGCTTCGGTGCGAGCATCTGCATTCCGCCGATCTGTTATGGCTCCCCAGTAACCGCGTCCGCGAACCTGGCGGCGTCGAAGATGAACAGCGACTACCAGGCGGTTACCGACCAGAGCGGCTTCTTTGCTGGCAAGGGTGGCTACACCATCGATGTGGCCAAAAACACCACCCTGCAAGGTGCGGTGATTGCTAGTGAAGCCACGGCCGACAAAAACCTGCTGCTCACCGACCGACTGCTGGTCAGCGACATCAAGAATAAGAGCGAGATCAAGAGCCAATCGGCCGGCGTCAGCGTCTCCGGCTCGTACAGTGGCGGCGCGAGTACCCTCACGCCGGGTGCCTTGTATGGAATGTCGCTGAACGATTCGGACCACAGCTATACGCGCAGTGCTGTCAGCGAAGGCACGATCGTAGTGCGCAACCCCGAAGGCGCCAACGACCTAGTTGGTTTGAACCGCGACACGGCTAATGCCAACCATCGCCTCGACAAGCCTGATGAAAAGGCCATGCAAGAGCGCATGGACCTGATCAAAAGCTCGATGGAGTTGACCAAGGGGATTGGCGATGCGATTGCTGCGGCCAGGATCAGGGCCGCCAACGACCCAAACAGTGACGTCAGTAAAGCTACGCGGCAGAAGCTGATTGAGGACGGTATCTCCAACCCGACACCGGAACAAGTCAGCCAGCGTGCCCAGCAGGATTATGGCGTTGGCAGCAGCTTCCAGAAGGCCAGCCAGGCAGTGACTGCCGTAGTGCAAGCGGCGATGGGTGGCAGCATCGGCGGGGCGATGGCGGGTGCTGCGGCGCCGTACATGGCGCAGATGATCAAGCAGAAGACCGAGGATGACCCGAACGCCAATCTGATGGCTCACGCAGTGTTGGGTGCAGTGCTGGCCCGGGCCGGTGGGAACTCGGCCCTGGCAGGGGCAGCCGGGGCCGTGGCGGCGGAGAAAACTGCACAGCTGATCAAAGAAAGTTTGTATGGCGGAGTCAGTAACGAAAACCTGTCCGAAGCGCAAAAGCAGACAATTTCCAGTCTCTCGACCTTGGCGGCTGGGCTCTCTGGATCGTTGGTTGGCAAGGACGCGCTGAATGCGGTGGCAGCGGCGCAGGTTGGGAAGAACGCGGTTGAAAATAACCAACTGAGCGCGAAAGATGTCGTTGATTTACAGAAGGAACTCGCAAACGCCAATAAGAAAGGCGAGCCAACAGACGCCATTTGGGAAAAATACAAAAAGCTGAGCGCTGAGAAGCGGGCAGAGATGTTGGCAGGCTGTGCGGGTAAGGTAGGGCTTTGCAGCGTCGGTTATCAGTCTGAATATGAGGGGGGGATACAGACGGCAGATAGTGTCAGTAGCTTGCGCTGGTACTTCGGCCTTTCTGAGGCAGACGCATCACGGTTGAAGGAGTTTGTCACCGAAGAAAACCAGAACGATATGGGGTTGTTGTACAACTCGCTGCCGGCCTGGGAGAAAGCGGTTTTAATTGGGAAGGAGGTGCTGACAGCTTCTGGCGGTTCGATAGGGCGTGATAAAACGTCTATTGCTTCGATTGTTGGGAAGGGTAAGGGAGGAGCAGGAGCTCAGGGGGGCGACCCAAAAGGTAAAGCGAAGATTCCAAAAAACGTAGAGGAAATATCAAATTCACCACAGGCTCCGATAATTCCGTCTGGATGGGTGAGTCGACCGGGGAAAAACGGTGGTGAAATCTACTATCCGCCAGGGACTGACCCCGCAAAAGGGGAGCATATACGGGTTATGCCGCCTGGATCATCATCTGTTTCAGGTTATGAGAATGGCTACTGGCGCTGGCAAAATTCAGGGAAGCAACCGATGAATCCTGCGACTGGGAAGCCGGGGATCGGTCAGGGGGACACGCATATCCCGCTTCCTCCTGATTCTCTACCGCCCGTTCGTCGCTGAAGGCTTATAGATTAACTTAGAGGTATGTATGAGCACTTTGCCAGATGATTTTGATTTTTCGCTGCTTTCTGGTTGTTATCTAGAAATGGTGTGTTTTGGAGTACGTGTTACAAGGTTTGACTTCTCAAGGCCGCAGACATTCGCAGGTGTATCGCCCTATAAAGTTTCGTTCTGCGTAGAATGTGGGTTGAAATATCAAATTGAAGACCTTATGGGCGAACGAGAATTTAATGACTCATCTACCAGTGCGCCTTTGTTAGATTTTTTATTAATGGATGTTAAGTCTGTTGAGGAAATCGAGACTAATACACTACAGATAACATTTTGCAAGGGAGCGAAAATCATCATCGAATCGGATGCTACAAATGGTTATGAGTCCTACTCGATTTATTTGAATTCCGGTGACGTCATCGTCGTCTGAACGGGTAAAAAAGGGAATTGCAGCAAATAAATTTGATGTCCAAAGAAGAAATATAGGGAGGCCACGGTTACATTAAGGGTGGTCTTCCCCCTATTTTTCCGAGCAAATTGAGAAAGATCTTTATCTTCGAGATACGGTGAAGGGTTATCAACCCAGATGGATATTTTTAGAAGCGCCCCCCCCCCCCGCAGAAAATCTTTCGAGACTGCTGGAATTGAACAAGATTGACGTGATTATTCATAATTAGTTTTGAGGTTGGGAAATAGGGGGCATGGGAAATAGGGGTCAGACCACGATTAGTGCACCAATGTATATTGGTGGTCTGACCCTGAGGGATCCCCACAAATTTACTCCAAGCTCTGCGCCTGATGATGCACCTCATCACGCAGAGCATGCTCCAATATTTCTAATTGCTTTCGGTCTCCGAGACCTGTGCAACTGCGCCAATACTCCAGGCCTAAACGCCACAGAGAAAGTACTCGCCGCTCCTTGAGGCTGTTGCTTTGATAACGCCGCTCCAATTGGTTCTCTCGTGCCTGCAACCCTGTTAAGAAGATCAGGTAGTTGGCCAAAGCGGCAATCAGCAACAACACTTCAATGCGCTTTGGACAGTGGCTTCGATGCAGGTTCAAGCCCCATCCCAGATGCTCACTTTTGACATCCCGAAAGCCTTCTTCGATCTGCATACGCCGCTTATAAATCGCGACGATTTTTGCTGGATTCCACTCGCTTTGCGACAAGTTACTGGCAAGCAACCACGGCTCGCGTTCACGTCTAGCGGACTGCCGGCTTAGTTTGCTTCTAGCGACTGAGCCTGTAACACGCTGGTGTTTGCGGCCCTTTGCTGAATGACGGACACAGTACAAATCGATGAAGTGAGGGGCGCTACTTGTCATCTCGACACGGCCTAACGATTTGGCCGATGAGGTGGCCAGAGCGTACAAATTCTTCACTGGTTGCCAGTCATTGTCTTCGCGACGATAAAGCTCACGATTTCGTATACGGGCCACGTAATACCAGCCCTGCGCTGCTACAGCCTTCATCCAGGGGCGCCGGAAACCTGCATCAGTGACCAGGACTGGAACGCACCCATCAGGCAGTAACTCAGCCAACGTTTTGAGCAGACGGCTTTGATATCTGGGGCAACTTTCGCGTTCATGAACGCTTTCATAAATAGAAAATGAACGTCCCGCAAACGGGACCGCAGCTCTTAACAAAAAAGCGTCGCCAGGCGCATCAATTCTCGACCAGTCGACCAAGATTAAAGGGTGCTTCAAGGAGCCCAGCAATGCCCGCAGCATCGCCCAGTAGAACAATGGCCGCTCCGCTCTCAGGTGTTGATTACCCAACAATCGGTCCACTCGCTTGATTGCATGTTTTGGATACGCTTGACCTGGCATAAAACGTCCGAGCGCAGTCAGCGTCAGGCGACGACCTCGTAGTAACGAACTGACACAACTCACCAGCGTTGTCAGACGGCGAGAATGGATTGAAGGCAGTGCTTGAGCGAGTGCTCTGTGTAAAAATCGGATGGCCTGCATGAGTTCGGGGGTCTTGTTTTTGTGTGGTGCAAACCAAGTTGCCGACTCATGCAGGCGTCTTCAATATTCCAACTTCTTGATTTTCGGTAAGAAAAATCGGGGATCCCTCAGGGCCAGACCGCATTTTGTACAAACCCGCACACGGGATCACAGTGATGGCACAATGCCTCATGTAACGCCACCCACTGCCGACACACTGGCGATGACCAGACGCATCAGGAAAAGGTGAACCGGCCGTCGTCGGCGTTTTCGAAACCGCCCCACCGCTACCCACAAGGAAGAAATACATGATCAAGTTGTTCTGCAAAGCCGCTGTTGCTCTGTCGCTGGCCACGCTGTTTGGCTGCTCCTCGACGCCGTCGGTGGAGAAGATGCAGGCCGATGTGGCGAACTATTCGTTGCCTAAGGCTGCTGTCGCCGATAAAGGCTTGGTGTATGTGGTGCGTCCGAGCAACGTGGGGATGATGGTTCGCTTCAACGTGTTCCTGGATGACAAGGAAGCCGACTCGGAGATGGGTTACAACCGCGGTAACCAGTACATCTATTTTTTCGTGACACCGGGCAAGCACGTGATCAGCTCCAAGGCTGAAAACTGGGCGGACATGCCGATTGATGTCAAGGCGGGTCAGGTGGTTTACCTCAAGCAGGAAGTCGACATGGGCTTCGCCATCGCACGCAACAGCCTCAAAGTGCTGAGCGACCTCGAAGGCCGTTACCTGGTCAAGGATGCGTCCCTGGGCACCGTAGCGAAAGAAAGCAAGTGAGTTGAACCGTTGAAGCCTGCCAGGCTCCAGGTCCGGCAGGCCGTCATTTTTCACCCTGCGCAAACGTTCAAGGACTGATGTGAAAAACCTCCTCTTCATCCTCTTTACCACCCTTATCCTCGGCGGCTGTGTCAGCCATCCCCTTACACCCGAACACCGCGCCCAGATCAAGACGGTCAAGGTGTTGCCGGTAAAGTGGGAGTCGCAACAGATGGTCTACATGGGCCGTGAGCAAGCCTGGGGCGCAGCATTGGGGGCCGGGCTTGGCGCGGGCGTTGGCATGGCCAGCGGTGCATCCAGGCTGGGCACGGCGGCGTTGAGCGGCGCAGGGTTTGCAGGTGGTATGAAACTTGGGCAGTTGGCCGAGATGCCGACGCCGGTAGCGATCCTTACGGTGATGGACGCTGAAAAAATCGATTTGGGCGTGTTGCTCAAACAAAGCTTTATCGATGCGTTGGGCAAGACCTCAACCCTCAAAGTGGTGGGTGACGACGAACCCGCCGATGCGCAGATCCAACTGACCGTGGCCGAGTGGGGCTTTCGCCTGACCCAAGGGTTCAGCAGTGTGGTGTACCCCACCCTCAATGTGCTGGCGCAGATGAATCGCGGCGATGAAATGGTCTGGCGCACCAGCGAGGCGGTCACGCCGTTCAATGGCCAGAACGTCTACGGCTACACGCCGCTCACCTATCGCACCGACCCCGAGGCGTTGCGCCGCGCGCTCACGGGGATTACGCAGATCTCCAGTGGGTATTTGGTGAAAGAGCTCAAATAAGCCAGCCCGTGCATTAATGCTGGACCGCCCCTGTTTCCCGATTCCACGGACGCATCACATGAAAAAGGCAATTGTTCTACTGGCAATCACCGGCCTCGTCACCGGGTGTCAAGCTTCCAGGCCGCCAAGCTCCTTTGAGCAGAGTCTGGCCAACGTTCAATGCATGCTGTCCGAGGGCGAGAAAAGCCCCACAGCCGATCAGGTTCAGTTCATTCGTCAAGCCAGCGATAACGGCAACGTGCGCTGTAAGACTGCGCTCGGTGGTTTGTACGAATCCGGTCGTGGTGGCGTGCCACAAGATTTTCCCAAGGCCAGATCGCTTTATGAGTCCGTCGCCGCCGTGGATGGCGTCGGTTACGAGAGGCTGGCGCGCATGGCCGAGGAGGGCCACGGGCAAGTGCGCAACGATGTGGAGGCGCGACGGCTTTATCAGTTGGCGCTGACCAACAGCGACAGCGATAAAAGCAAACTCGCCTTGGCCCGATTGATGGAAGAGGGGCGCGGTGGCCCGCAGGATTTGTTCGGGGCCATGATGTATTACGTGGAGGCCAGCCAGCATGCCGGCGATGTCGCCTGGAAGGGCCTTCAGCGCATTCGCGCGCAACGTCCGGTGCTGACGGCTGAACAGGTACAGCGCTACAACGAGGCCTGGGGTGACACCAGTCGCAAGAGCCTCAATCGTACGGCACTGGACATCGAGATTGCCTTGAACAAGCAAATCAAACGCGGCAGCGCGAGCAAGCCGGTGACGCTGCAAGTGCAAGGCCTGTCGGGTTCGAATGTGCCGAAAATCCTATTGATCGAAAGCTCGGGCAACGCCGAGGTAGACCAGGCCGTGGTCACCGCATTCGGTCAATACCGCATTCCTGCCGAGCCGCTATTGCCGGCAGGCCAGGACTCCTGGTCGTCCGAGCGGTCTCTCAAGGTCGGTTTGAATTGAAGGGCTGGAGCCCTGATGCCATAGCCCGTTCGAACTCAACACAGACCCAATCACCTTGAAGCCGGAGCAACACCACATGGATGCAAGCCCCCCCCTAAACGCCCGACCGTCCTGGCCAGCATCGGTCGTCGCCTGGCTGCACGTATCGTCGACTGCGCCATCGCAGTGCTGATCTTTTTCATCGTGAAGTTCAGCGCCGGTCTGCTGTCAGCCCACGTGCCTGCGGTCACCCCCAAGGCCGGTTTCCTCTCGGCCTTTTTTGCGGCCTTTGCCTACTTTTTGCTGGCCGACGCGCTGCCAAACGGCCAGAGCCTGGGCAAGCGCCTGTTGAGCATTGCCACCGTCGACCGCAAGACCCGTAAAGGTTGCAGCGTTTCGCAGTCGTTCACGCGCAACTCCGGCGCGCTGGTGGTCATCGATTGGGTGTGGATTTTCATGGAGTCGCGCACGCGCCTGGGCGATATGTTCGCCAAGACCATCGTGATCCAGACCGGCAACCTGACGAGCGTTCGCAGCCTCGCGGATATTTATGACAATGGCAGAGGGTAAGGACGTTATGAACGATTCAGTAGCGACTAAAGAAACCTGGGACCTCGCCAGCCCGTTCAGACGGTTACTCGGCTATTTCATCGATATGGCCGTGGTGTTGTTCCTGTTGTTTTTGAACAGAAGCCTGGGCTCTGTCTTTCTGGACGCCGCAGTAGGCTCGGCATTGCTCAATGGCCTGCACTACGCGCTGTTGTTCCTGGCCTTCGGGTACTGCTTGTTTTGCGATGCGTTGCCCAATGGCCAGAGCTTGGGTAAGCGTGTATGCCGCACGGCGGTAGTGGGGTACCCGTACCCCATGAACTGCACGCTGTTCCAGTCGTTCCTGCGCAATGCGCCGAAGTTGCTGTTCAGCGTATTGGACGGTCTTTTTGTGTTGTTCGGCATGCGTCGTCGTTTGGGCGATATGTTGGCCAAGACGGTTGTGATCAATAGGTAGGTAGGATGATGGCCCAGGGCCAGCATCTTTTGTTTTGCGGACAAGGCCTTAGCGTTGCTTACTGGGCTTGTCGGGCAAAACGCCAGTAACACGGCGCCGCTCGGGCTGTAAAACAGCTTGAGAACGCCTTTCAACTCCGTAGAATGCCGCGATTGTTTAAAGCACGATACTTTTCAGGGACGAATTCAGACATGCGCGTGTTTGCCGTATTTCTCGCCGCCTGCCTCATGGCGGGCTGTGCCTCCAAGCCGGATTACTACATCTCCCCGGCGCCAGTGACCATTCCCAAGACTGCGACCTACTGGCTCGACACCTTCGACGTAGAGGTGGTGGGCAAGAACGAACGCTTCCTGCCGGATGACAAAGTGCGCCAGCAACTCGGGGTTGATCTGGTCGACCGCCTGCTCAAGGCCAAGCGATACGCCACCAGCAAGGCTTCCGCCGATTACCTGCTCGATGTGAAAGTCGTCTACAAACGGCTCATCCAGGATACGCACGGCGCGCTCGTTAGCACGATCATCGAAGACAACAAGTACTTGGTCTCGGTTGATTTCAGCTATGAGGTCAAGGTCAAGAAAGGCGATACCGAAGTCCTGCATTTTGCGCAAACGCGCGAACGCCTCATGCCGAGTATGGGGCCGGGACAATGGCAACACTGGAAGACCGTTGGCGGTATTTTGACCCGTAGCGGCAACTCAAATGTCGAGGGGTTTTATACCGGTAATTTGAGCAGTTTCATCGCCACCGATCTCCGTAACATTCCATCCCGTTAGTTTCATCCGCTTTAACCGATTTATCACCCAGGAGCACCCTGTGAACACACTGTCCAAAATCCTGCTGTCCGGCCTCACCGCCGCAGCGCTGCTGACCGTGGCCGGTTGCGCCACGGAGAGCAACCGCGCGATGCCGGTGGAACAAGTCGCCAGCGCCAACGTCGCTTATTCCGGCGTACGCGTGCCAATCGCCGTGGGCAAGTTCGACAACCGCTCCAGCTACATGCGCGGCATCTTCTCCGACGGCGTCGACCGCCTCGGCGGCCAGGCCAAGACCATCCTGATCACCC of Pseudomonas azotoformans contains these proteins:
- a CDS encoding IS4 family transposase: MQAIRFLHRALAQALPSIHSRRLTTLVSCVSSLLRGRRLTLTALGRFMPGQAYPKHAIKRVDRLLGNQHLRAERPLFYWAMLRALLGSLKHPLILVDWSRIDAPGDAFLLRAAVPFAGRSFSIYESVHERESCPRYQSRLLKTLAELLPDGCVPVLVTDAGFRRPWMKAVAAQGWYYVARIRNRELYRREDNDWQPVKNLYALATSSAKSLGRVEMTSSAPHFIDLYCVRHSAKGRKHQRVTGSVARSKLSRQSARREREPWLLASNLSQSEWNPAKIVAIYKRRMQIEEGFRDVKSEHLGWGLNLHRSHCPKRIEVLLLIAALANYLIFLTGLQARENQLERRYQSNSLKERRVLSLWRLGLEYWRSCTGLGDRKQLEILEHALRDEVHHQAQSLE
- a CDS encoding RDD family protein → MNDSVATKETWDLASPFRRLLGYFIDMAVVLFLLFLNRSLGSVFLDAAVGSALLNGLHYALLFLAFGYCLFCDALPNGQSLGKRVCRTAVVGYPYPMNCTLFQSFLRNAPKLLFSVLDGLFVLFGMRRRLGDMLAKTVVINR
- a CDS encoding RDD family protein, whose translation is MGRRLAARIVDCAIAVLIFFIVKFSAGLLSAHVPAVTPKAGFLSAFFAAFAYFLLADALPNGQSLGKRLLSIATVDRKTRKGCSVSQSFTRNSGALVVIDWVWIFMESRTRLGDMFAKTIVIQTGNLTSVRSLADIYDNGRG
- a CDS encoding DUF2846 domain-containing protein, which gives rise to MQADVANYSLPKAAVADKGLVYVVRPSNVGMMVRFNVFLDDKEADSEMGYNRGNQYIYFFVTPGKHVISSKAENWADMPIDVKAGQVVYLKQEVDMGFAIARNSLKVLSDLEGRYLVKDASLGTVAKESK
- a CDS encoding tetratricopeptide repeat protein; this translates as MLSEGEKSPTADQVQFIRQASDNGNVRCKTALGGLYESGRGGVPQDFPKARSLYESVAAVDGVGYERLARMAEEGHGQVRNDVEARRLYQLALTNSDSDKSKLALARLMEEGRGGPQDLFGAMMYYVEASQHAGDVAWKGLQRIRAQRPVLTAEQVQRYNEAWGDTSRKSLNRTALDIEIALNKQIKRGSASKPVTLQVQGLSGSNVPKILLIESSGNAEVDQAVVTAFGQYRIPAEPLLPAGQDSWSSERSLKVGLN